The Sus scrofa isolate TJ Tabasco breed Duroc chromosome 6, Sscrofa11.1, whole genome shotgun sequence region AGTGGGCGGTGCACAAGGGGGCCTTAGGcggaggaggccagggagcaacAGCAGAGGCCTGGGCGGGAGGGATGTGTGGGCGCATGTTTATCAGGGCGGAGCAGTACCTGGACAGCAGACTCTGCAACACCTGGAGCTGCTGCCAAGAAGAGAAGGCCAGTCTCCTGGGCAGTGGAAGCAAGAAGGGCTGGAAAGGAGGCTGCAGTGGTACCTAGTAACGGAAGGAGACTCAAACCCTGAGCATTGAGAATCCTGCTCACGATTTCTGATCGACACTATGGATTCGGAAGGTTTTTTTCTGGTGGAGGAAGGacagtagtgtgtgtgtatgtaggtacatatatatatatatgtatatatgtgtttgtgtgtatgtttgtttttggccacgcctatggcatgtggaggttcccaggccagggattaaacccatgccatagtagccacctgagccactgcagtgacaatgccagatccttagcccactgagccataagagaactccagtgtattattttacattacatatatatattagttacatagatttaattaaatttatttatttattgccttttgggccacacccgcagcatatggaagttcccaggctaggggttgagtcggagctatggctgccagcctacaccacagccacagcaatgcgggatctgggccgtgtctgcgactacaccacagctcacccaatgccagatccttacactgctgagcgaggccagggatcgaatctgcgtcctcgcggatcctagccaggtttgttaaccactgagccacaaagggaactccctatatagatttaatttttaagctTGGAATACTACTTTTTAACCACTTTATGTTCCATTTGCGTGATTTAGACTTGGTTTAACAATTCGCCAACACcatcaaacaaaatagaccaGTTTCAACAGTATTATAAAATTGTTCTGAAGATTTATCATgttcagcagaaagaaaaaaaatctcaccagtGGTTTGAGACCTTTTGTAACTATCTGATAATTTGTCACCAGAACAACATGCCAGAACACCCCGCGTCATTTGATAGAAGCATTGAGCCCTAACTGCGGTTCCCTGATGCTTTCATTCAGAGCTTTTCACCCAGAACAAGAGCCAGACATCCTGACGCAGGCGAATGGAAAACATGGTATTAGTTGAAGCTTTGACTTATTGTGTGCAAAGAATGAGTGCAGTCATCAGTGCCAGTGGAGAGTGGTTTAGGGGGATCTGCCCTCCTCTAACCACCTcaactcccccccgcccccaaaaagaACTTGATCTGGGGAAGACGACACACATCTAGTGCAGGGATGGACGACAGATTTTGTCGCCTATGGCATCTTCATTATATCCCTGTGTGGGTGACACACTCTCTTGAGAATTCTAAAGCCTTGCCTGGGCTCCCTGGGGGAAACGCTGTGTCTGCCATTTGCTACACTGTAAAGTCACGAGGACAGGATGGCAttccctccttttttgttttttgtttttttccctaaggtATCTCATGCATAGGCTTCTAAACGTAGTTgtggaacaaatattttaatgttgcCTGGGTTTGTCATCGTAAGAGTGACTagagggaaggagttcctgtcgtgacacagtggttaacgaatccaactaggagccatgaggttgcgggttcgatccctgcccttgctcagtgggtgaaggatctggcgttgccgtgagctgtggtgtaggttgcagacgcggctcggatcccgcattgctgtggctgtggtgtaggccggtggctacagctccgattggacccctagcctgggaacctccatatgccgtgggagctgccctagaaaaggcaaaaagacaaaacaaacaaccaaaaaaagagtgaCTAGAGGGTCTCTGTAGGAACCAgctcctcttctttcctgccttGTCACTTGCCATTTGTCTTTAAGCCaaacatttacatattttggtatttatttcaCATCTTAAAGAGCTTTGATTGCCTAATAGGAGGCGATGGCTTCATATTTCCTGTGTTGTCTTGGACAcgattgttgaatgaatgtaacTGTGTATACAGCTTTTCCATTTGAGATGAGTGAACAGTGAAGAAGGCAGGGAAGCTCTGCAGGCAGCGACTGCAGAGCAGCCTGTCCGAGGTTCTTGCGCTTGTCCTTCCTGTGGGAGGGACATCAGTGGGGTCAGTTTTCAAATCTGGGTGGAACTTTTCGTCAGTGTTTGGGGGCAGAGGTGGCTTGTCAGGGGTTGGCCCCCCTTTTTTctctaaagggccagatagtaaatattttaggctttgcaggccgtATGGTGTCTGTCACTGTTTTAGCCCAGCTCTGTGGCTTGACAGTAGCTATAGACTAGACCGAACCCAACAGGTATGGCCGTGTTCCCCTAAAACTTTATGTACAAAACAGGTAAGAgatcccctgtggcacagtgggttaagagtcccaagtttgagttcccatcgtggctcagcagaagtgaatctgactagcatccatgaggatgcaggtttaatccctggccttgctcaagggttaaggatccagtgttgccatgagctgtggtgtaggttgcagacgtggctcggattctgagttgctgtggctctggtgtaggccggtggctacagctccgattcgacccctagcctgggaacctccatatgcctcgggtgcagccccaaaaagacacacacacaaaaaagaatcccatgttgtcactgctgtggcttggatcgctgctgtggcacaggttcagtctctggctgggaacttccacatgcctcgggcacagccaaaaagaaagaaagaaacaaacaaacaaaaaaggtggtGACCATAGTTTACTGAAACCATAAACCATACTGGATATTTGAGTGATGAACTGACATTGCAACTGAATGGTTGTGAAAACGGAAGCCAGGTACGCTGCGTGCCCTGGAGTCCGACCGTGGTCTGCTTTGCCTTGCAGAGATGTGGTATGGCGTGTTCCTGTGGGCGCTGGTGTCCTCCCTCTTCTTTCATGTCCCTGCTGGATTACTGGCCCTCTTCACCCTCAGACATCACAAATATGGTAGGTTCATGTCTGTAAGCATCCTGTTGATGGGCATCGTGGGACCAATTACTGCCGGAGTCTTGACAAGTATGTCAGCCATTAACATACAGTCCAAATGTTTCCTTTGTTGAGTCGGTTACTTTTAAGAACCGTTTTAGTGACATGTCTGAGTGCGATGAAGGTGTGAGAGTGATGTTTACTCACAGGTCCTGTTTGTTTatatactgtttttgttttttttttccacacccc contains the following coding sequences:
- the TMEM170A gene encoding transmembrane protein 170A isoform X2, with the translated sequence MLSFRAFHPEQEPDILTQANGKHEMWYGVFLWALVSSLFFHVPAGLLALFTLRHHKYGRFMSVSILLMGIVGPITAGVLTSAAIAGVYRAAGKEMIPFEALTLGTGQTFCVVVVSFLRILATL
- the TMEM170A gene encoding transmembrane protein 170A isoform X5 codes for the protein MLSFRAFHPEQEPDILTQANGKHEMWYGVFLWALVSSLFFHVPAGLLALFTLRHHKYGAAIAGVYRAAGKEMIPFEALTLGTGQTFCVVVVSFLRILATL